In Raphanus sativus cultivar WK10039 chromosome 5, ASM80110v3, whole genome shotgun sequence, the following proteins share a genomic window:
- the LOC130512777 gene encoding uncharacterized protein LOC130512777, with product MSSLEQEMFLQWGNKKRMRRLRAANKDKHISRRESNSSAPQETFLFHSSRFSRGSQGAILRSGGLAEKEKEKEKEERYYTTRGVVDTIGKACLLDGEDSNSKGEESNMWPKLFVTLSSKEKEEDFMAMKGCKPSHRPKKRPKLIQKSLLLGSPGTWLADMCPDRYDVRVKKSSKKRRARGLKAMGNVESDSD from the exons ATGTCGTCGTTAGAACAAGAAATGTTCTTACAGTGGGGAAACAAGAAGAGAATGAGACGTCTAAGAGCCGCCAACAAGGACAAACACATCTCACGCCGCGAATCTAATTCTTCAGCTCCTCAAGAGACCTTCCTCTTTCACTCCTCGAGGTTCTCCAg AGGATCACAAGGGGCAATACTCAGATCTGGAGGACTagcagagaaagagaaagagaaagagaaagaggagagGTATTACACTACGAGAGGCGTAGTTGATACAATTGGGAAAGCTTGCTTATTAGATGGAGAAGACAGCAATAGCAAGGGAGAGGAGAGTAATATGTGGCCGAAGCTGTTTGTGACGCTGTCGAgcaaagagaaggaagaagatttCATGGCTATGAAAGGTTGCAAACCTTCGCACAGGCCTAAGAAGAGACCCAAACTCATCCAAAAAAGCTTActt TTGGGGAGTCCTGGAACATGGTTGGCTGATATGTGTCCCGATAGATATGATGTCCGGGTCAAGAAGAGCTCCAAGAAG AGGCGAGCAAGAGGATTAAAAGCAATGGGGAATGTTGAGAGCGATTCAGATTAA
- the LOC130512776 gene encoding uncharacterized protein LOC130512776, translated as MEEASMRSSQGDMDLEEWELLPKSCFKDLDLDHDEDDHHGAMMMDCFLSPSTQDPLHKIESPPRSRVVPTKLLQVPIAWEPVLDLDPDPKQTLLMDSAPSPRVSFKKTKETEFADMKTDPPARITSPVPLIDAAKPSDCEGSDDLQVKKENDDVTSEHGGEKLNFWKIGLNGIGAVCSFGVAAAAATVCVLFLGHNNIKVCKDKNHKLRFQIYSDDHKRMNEAVNHATKVNEAIFAMKGVPVVRAQISFGGYYDGL; from the exons ATGGAAGAAGCTTCAATGAGATCATCTCAAGGAGACATGGATCTTGAGGAGTGGGAGTTACTCCCCAAAAGCTGTTTCAAGGATCTTGATCTTGATCACGACGAGGATGATCACCATGGAGCCATGATGATGGATTGCTTCCTCTCCCCATCtactcaagatcctctccacaaGATAGAGTCTCCTCCAAGATCAAGAGTTGTCCCCACAAAGCTCCTCCAAGTTCCCATAGCTTGGGAGCCCGTATTGGATCTTGATCCCGATCCAAAACAGACCCTTTTGATGGACTCTGCTCCGTCACCAAGAGTATCCTTCAAGAAAACGAAGGAAACTGAATTTGCCGACATGAAAACTGACCCACCAGCGAGGATCACGAGTCCTGTGCCTTTGATAGATGCTGCGAAGCCCTCCGATTGCGAAGGAAGCGATGACTTGCAAGTgaagaaagaaaatgatgatgtgACTAGTGAACATGGTGGTGAGAAACTGAACTTCTGGAAGATTGGTCTTAATGGGATCGGAGCTGTTTGCTCTTTTGGCGTTGCAGCAGCAGCCGCTACAGTATGTGTCTTATTCCTCGGACACAACAACATCAAAGTCTGTAAGGACAAGAACCACAAGCTTAGGTTTCAGATTTACTCTGATGATCATAAg AGGATGAATGAAGCTGTGAATCATGCAACAAAGGTTAACGAAGCAATCTTTGCAATGAAAGGTGTTCCTGTCGTGAGAGCTCAGATATCTTTTGGAGGTTACTACGATGGACTTTGA
- the LOC130512361 gene encoding 5'-adenylylsulfate reductase-like 5, giving the protein MDIRVGILLLLSLLCAICVPSSGLASSSPVNISVCNHEFELFRFDLRSKCPPSTHPPPPPPIQVDGDSLDRLMMSLNRGGNAAYMSVLFYASWCPFSRPLRPKFDILSSMFPQIHHLALDHSQALPSVFSRYGIHSLPSILIVNQTSKARYHGQKDDLTSLIEFYEESTGFKPVQYVVEAEPATSLDAIIDGNLITWLRNGTSISEEIFKRDPFLVLSLLFICLQMAILVFPIAESRMKALWASYVSSLNLERFREISQLFSRALHMVDVRRLWLKLGLVKTRNFHERAMNAQAWASSLASVSLGHTSSDQS; this is encoded by the exons ATGGATATACGGGTTGGGATTCTCTTATTGTTATCATTATTGTGTGCGATATGCGTTCCCTCCTCTGGGTTGGCTTCATCATCGCCGGTGAACATTTCCGTCTGCAATCACGAGTTCGAGCTCTTCCGGTTCGATCTACGCTCCAAATGTCCTCCTTCTACGcatccacctcctcctcctcctatcCAG GTAGATGGAGACTCGCTGGACAGGTTAATGATGTCTTTGAACCGTGGTGGGAATGCTGCTTATATGTCTGTGCTCTTTTATGCTTCCTGGTGCCCTTTCTCACGTCCTCTCCGCCCTAAGTTTGACATTTTGAGTTCCATGTTCCCTCAGATACACCACCTTGCTCTCGATCATTCTCAAGCACTCCCATC tgTCTTTTCGAGGTATGGCATCCACAGCTTACCTTCAATCCTGATTGTAAACCAAACTTCAAAGGCACGATACCATGGTCAAAAGGATGATCTTACATCCCTGATTGAGTTTTATGAAGAATCTACAG GTTTCAAGCCTGTCCAGTATGTGGTCGAAGCTGAACCAGCAACCAGCTTAGACGCCATCATCGATGGCAACCTGATCACATGGTTACGCAATGGGACATCGATTAGTGAAGAAATATTCAAAAGAGATCCCTTCTTGGTACTCTCTCTGCTGTTTATCTGTTTACAAATGGCAATCCTCGTCTTCCCCATTGCAGAGTCACGCATGAAAGCGTTGTGGGCTTCTTACGTTTCCAGTCTCAACCTGGAGAGATTTCGAGAGATTAGCCAACTTTTCAGCCGCGCTCTTCACATGGTGGATGTGAGGAGGCTGTGGTTGAAACTGGGACTCGTCAAAACAAGGAACTTTCATGAGAGAGCAATGAACGCTCAAGCCTGGGCTTCATCGCTTGCATCTGTCTCTTTAGGCCATACTTCATCAGACCAGTCCTGA